The genomic DNA ttaactaactaatttatatatataatgatgcttaatttttaaagtgtccggattgccgggtcgagagctgtggttaactAGATATttttgtgagagtaaatagatacttaggtcggattgtgggttgacccgtccataaacaaaaaatggttaaaaataaaattaaaaatgatatttgtatgtttcaaacttgcaacctaacaaaacaagtacaacattttaaccaactaagttaacaacactttatatttaagattcaacaccaaatttgatgaacgcgagacattttaacaataaaagttcaaatttttaactgactagtctatatatataataatgcttaatttttaaagtgttcggattgccgggtcgagatttgtggttaatttagatatttttgtgAGAACAAATAGACCGTTTACTGTTTAAaattaaccgttttaaatttatgtgcgagtcaacccacaattcgacccaaatatccatttactctcacatacatattcaaattaaccacaactctcaatccggcaatccggacactttaaaaattaagcatcattatatatatatatattagttaattaaaaaattgaacttatattgttaaaatgtcattcgtttatcaaatttggtgctgaatttaaaatataaagtgttattagcataTTTAGTTAAAGGATTGTacttttttgttatgttgcaagttcaaaacatacatatagtattttttattttatttttaaccgttttaagtttatggcgggtTAAACCACAATTCGacacaaatattcatttactctcacaaatatattcaaattaaccacaactctcgacccggaaattcagacactttaaaaattaagcatcattatatatatattagttagttgaaaagttaaacttatactgttaaaatgtcccgcatctatcaaatttggtgttgagtttaaaatataaagtgttattagcttagttggttaaaatgttgtatttgtttggttaggttgtaaatttaaaacatacgaatagtatttttattttatttttaaccgttttaagtttatgacttatgaacggtcaacccacgatccgacacaaatatccattactctcacatatatatccaaattaaccataactctcgacccggaaattcaaacactttaaaaattaagtatcattatatatatatatatatatatatatatatatatatattagttagttataaaattgaacttatattgttaatatgTCCTGTGttaatcaaatttagtgttgaatttaaaatataaagtgttattaatctaattggttaaaaggtcaacccataattcaactcaagtatctatttactctcacatatatatttaaattaaccacagctctcgactcggcaatccgaacattttaaaaattaagcatcattatatatatagagattaattagttaaaaaattgaatttatattgttaaaatatcccgcattcataaaatttggtgttatatttaaaatatatagtattattagcctagtttgttaaaaggttgtactggtttaatttgttatgtggcaagttcgaaatatacctatAGCCAGAGACGGATACACCCAGTTGCACCGGGCTTAAGCCCATTCTAGCTAatgctattttgttttttcttatgtGAGGGATGGAAGAGAGAGGTACCGAGAGTGTTTGACATTaggttattttaattaattttgttttaatgaaatcatatattattttatttatataccctcttctattttattaaaaaaaaacgattattcaatatagataaaaagaaattaaagtattttaacactaaacaaaaaaaatactatttttaaaaaacttcaaTCAAACAGGTTCTTTtagaaaaaactcaaaaatttcaGATTAGACAAGtatgattattttgattttaattatttttaggtttggttttgataggttcatttgataatttttttaatttttgagtattttttttctctcaaatttttttctttttcattatgtttaaattatattttacaataaaatattaaatttttaaataattaacaataaagtAGCAATTTACATATtccaaacttttaaaaataataataatgatttacctatatattattattatttttttttctagtgaatctaaaatgttttttaagCTCACATTAACGCTAATTTTGGATCCGTCCCTGCATAtagcattattaattttatttttaatcgttttaaatttatgagcgagtcaacccataatccaactctagtatccatttactctcacatatatattcaaattaatcacagctctcgacccggcaatccgaacattttaaaaattaagcatcattatatatatatatatattaattaggtaaaaagttgaacttatattgttaaaatatttcgcgttcattaaatttggggttgaatttaaatatataatattattagtctagttggttaaatgattgtacttattttattaggttgcaagttcgaaacatacctatagtatttttaattttattttaaccgttttaaatttatggacggatcaacccacaatcgacccaaatattaaattactctcacatatacatcaaattaaccacagctctcgacccggcaatccgaacactttaaaaattaagcataattatatatatatatatatatatatatatatatataacccatcaaatctttaattaaaactataacaaattaaatgattgtgttctaatttattttctatataacatttgtataatgaatatacatattaatgtttttagagaaaaattttatatcaaaatatattaacttataaaattaagctttaacaatataatataagaaacaaatgtgtaaataattaacatatctATTATTACAGCTACGTTCACTAGAAATACAGAATATTAttgagaaaattaaataaaaaatattacaaatgacaaattagaattattacacgagtttatataaaatttggtTCTCTAAAACTTTAACAGATACTTAACTATGACTAGAAGTGATGCTTTCAAGGTAaaaatttcaactttttaaagtGTGCAACCGTACCTTTAAATAATCATCAACTAAGTTAACACTCATATTTTTTCAAAGAGTctctaaaatacttttttagttatattttaccATAACAAAGAACAAATTtctttttgtgttaatcttattttttaaattaaaattatacaccaaaaatatatatatatatatatatatatagtttattttgtttaatattttctttcattgcACCACTAATTTAAGTTCCACGCctctatatttaaatatgtgtttgccccaaaattatttttaatcaataaaaatattgaggTTAAAGAAGAGAAATATGTCTGATagtcatataattaaaattgattaattaaaataataataaaatataaaatataatattataatacaaaattcgCATTATATTTTTGATTCAACGGGATAGACGGGACTTAAAAAAAAACTGTATTTCTGCTAATAAATTAGGagtgatttattatattaaataaattataatttagaacatTATTTAATTCTATTAAACATTACTAATTGCATTGATATGTTTACCCGTCATGCTTAATATCAAATTACTTAAAATAAGTTATTCCTTAACAAACATTTCAAAGAAAAGACAATCTATATGTGTAATGGATTATTTGAACCTGCTTTTCGTTTTCTACTagaaatatcaataattttttgattttttttttggtcagacaattcaataaataatcatttattagCTAGGCCCAAATCTAACTAGATCtgaagatatttttaaaagtcCCATTACAGaaatatacttaaaaataatctcCACCACAAGTGTTTGATTAGATTATGTAGAACAAGTAGacagaagaatatatatatttatttattttcatatatgttttctttttataaaattatgggGTGGATTTGaacctaatttatttgtgtaaatataaatgtaaagaatttgtttattttgagACATGATTTGTTAAGCTTGTTTGATGAGAcaatttttgggatatttttaaatgaattatgtGGGACGCAACTATAAATATTCAttgtagaatatatatataattttttattttttgaacgATTGAATATCTCAATTTTATGTAAATTTCAGAAATATtccaaataaaaacaataatggCATAATTTAATTTCCAAGATCTACATGCCTTCCtaataaaaagaagaagtgCGGATAAATAGTTTATCATTCTTGACTATATTATTTTCCAATGAAAGTTtctatattgatttttttatcaaattatttgatttgttacTTTGTCCACACAGGTTAATTATATCGGGGAATTTGAGCAGATGACCCTAAAAACAGGGTGAAATGCGGAAAGTGAGTgtggataatttaaatagcgttggtgacccttttttttaatgacaattgtaCTCTTGCAtaacgcaactccagttgcgtgacgcaacaagatttttttttttttcgtctcgcgattgcgtgacgcaactggagttgcgtgacgcgattgcgtaacgcaactggggcattttcgtccaaaaaaatttcataattaaaattttttgaaaaataaaaaaataaaaaattgcgtggttacgtgacgcaactgaggcattttcgtccaaaaacagtaaaaatGGTCACCAACGCTATTTAAAACTAGAGTTGgttttctttctaaaattttctctccaaattatcaaaaaaaaaaaaaaaaaaaaaaagcctaacattaaaaatatattatagaaatttTAGAAAGTAAAAGACATTTTATTTCATGAGATTCTATTTAGAAAAAAAGAATTCATACATGTTTTTATCTATGTTACATTAggaataaataaacaaattgaatatattttttctttttcaattaaaaaatgaaacatgGTTGTTTTAAGGAAGCCCATTCCTCGAATGTATGTTTACGACCAATTCAAAGTTATTAGAACACAAAAGaagatttgattaaaaaataattaatattttaaaattcctAGTAAAgctgttttattttattatatgttcTTTTCGTTCTCaacaaatttaacaataataaataaaagaacatTTGACGCGGTTTCGCATTATGGTAGATGTCCACGTGTACAAGTCTATccaaattttttctctctcattggCTATAGCTAACGTGCGCCGCTCTCGAGAGGTCAAAGAAATGAAACTGAATttattagagagagaaaaaaagaagaagaagacgcaTTCATCGTTTCGCCAAAATCCTTCTTCTCAAAGAAACCTTTTTTAATCTAATCAGCCTAAAATGGATATGATTACCATGGAAGGAATGATGGATCAGACAGTTTTGGATGATATAATCCGAAGGCTTCTCGAAGGAAAAGGCGGAAAACAGGTTCAGTTATCAGAAGGTGAGATCCGTCAGCTCTGCGTCAACGCTCGCCAAATATTCCTATCTCAACCTAATCTTCTCCAGCTTCAAGCACCCATCAGGATCTGCGGTTAGTTTTGATTTCAATTACCTAATTTTAGAAcatctctttaaaaaaaatttgatcttttttcttctttaggtGATATACATGGACAATATCAGGACTTATTGAGGTTATTTGAGTTTGGTGGGTATCCTCCAGCTTCAAATTATCTATTTCTAGGTGATTACGTTGATAGAGGGAAGCAAAGTTTGGAAACCATATGTTTGCTTTTGGCATACAAGATTAGATATCCAACAAAACTACACCTTCTTAGAGGAAACCATGAAGATGCTAAAATCAATAGGATTTATGGGTTTTACGATGAATGCAAAAGAAGGTTTAACGTTCGCCTTTGGAAGATATTCACTGATTGTTTCAATTGTTTGCCAGTAGCTGCTCTTGTAGATGAAAAGATCTTATGCATGCATGGGGGACTTTCACCTGACTTGCTAAGTCTGAATGATATTAAGGAATTACCTAGACCAACAGAAATACCAGACAATGGTCTCCTATGTGATCTTCTCTGGTCTGATCCAGATCCGAGGATTGAGGGTTGGTCGGACAGTGATAGAGGAGTTTCCTGCACGTTTGGCCCCGATACTGTCGCTGATTTCTTGGAGAAGAATGATCTAGACCTTATTTGCCGAGGTCACCAGGTAGGTAATCTTACCTTATTTgggttaatttcaaataacctaacTATACCCTGATGATGGAAATATGTTGTTGCAGGTTGTGGAGGATGGGTATGAGTTCTTTGCTAAGCGAAGTCTGGTGACGATATTTTCAGCTCCAAACTATGGAGGAGAGTTTGACAATGTGGGTGCGCTTTTGAGTGTCGATGAATCGTTAGTCTGCTCTTTTGAGATATTAAAAGCAGTTGTCACTGGAACTTCTAAGATTCCTCTTAAGAAGGTAATAAGCTTACTTACATTATTGTTGAATATATCTTAACAATATATGTATATACTTAGTCTTGTTTTGTTCTGTTTGAACAGCCACCTAAAATTGGAAGGGCATAAAAGAAAGCAGATGCAGTTTGTACAGAAACCGGGTAAAGATGAATTGTTTGGGATTTGAATCAAGTTAACATTTTTAGGAAGCAAGATCAAGATGCAGTTATGAAGCTTGCAAATATTAGTCTTTGATGGACATGGTGAATTTTGTTAATGCATTCAATTTAGAACTGCAAAGTTGGTTGATGAATCCAACTCATAGTTTTTCAAAGTTCAATGCATTTTGTAAATCAGTTGTGCTTTGTTGAATCTTATTGATATCAGACAATGTATATTGTTGTGTTGCATCTACTCCTACTATAATCCAACCattgtctttttatttatttttaatattatgactCATACAAGCAAAACACAGAAAAATTGTGACAGTTttctttcaaatcaaatatcttAGAATATTTGAATGAGTGAAATTGGCATTCAAATCttatgagaatattttgaatatatgtttgatatgttaattttttaaattaaaagattatatatttaaattaaaaatatgattgaaaaCGTTAGTcgtattttaaatgataaaataataagttattttatttaaaaaaacatgaaaaaaataaaatctagaatataattttgagaaataaaaaatagaattgagaattataaaattatactaaattgaattttattataatcagTGTTTTAAATGGCGATAGACGGTGACTGCCTACGGTGATTAAAcggtttaatataaataaaaataatttaaatataaatataataaagattttctataattataattttaccaaaaagctaaattaatattctctaacataacatagtaacatttaacaaaaataagtacgtAGACAAGTTGAAAAAGAAGTATGTGATCGATAAAGATGTAGATGATCAAGAGGGGTGAGTGAGATAAGAAAGTTAGAAactaaaagaagaaataaataaattggaatgtaaaaaatcattttaaaatttaaataaatagtaggagataaaaaattttttttattaaatatatatatattaatattaataattaattaattataaataataaataataaataataaataataaataataaataataaataataaataataaataataaataataaataataaataataaataataaataataaataataaataataaataataaataataaataataaataataaataataaataataaataataaataataaataataaataatctgACCGTCTCATATACACGTGATGCGTCTCATATACACGTAATGCGGAGCCGTGTAGAACCGCCTAGGCGCCCGCCACTGattataattctaattccaCTAATTCATAATGTTAAAAGGTTTACCAAACCTAACCATTGAAATTGACCCCAATTACAATTTTAATGTCAATTATATGGTTATTAAACAAACCCTAAACAAATTTGGACATATATCATCATAATGTTTGTTACTCTTCACATTGCTACCTTACATACACATAACATGAGAAAATTGTGACAGTTTTCTtctaaatgaaatcaaatatctcTAAACAGAATTTGGACACATATCATCATCATGTTTGTTACTCTTCTCATTGCTACCTTACATACACATAACATGAGAAAATTGTGACAGTTTTCTtcgaaatcaaatcaaatatctcTAAACAAAATTTGGACACATATCATCATCATGTTTGTTACTCTTCTCATTGCTACCTTAACAGCTATAACACTTATATCAAACATGTGTTTGTAAGTATAGATAACAAATCTAGATCTTTCCTAAAATAGCATTATTGAGTCTCTTATCATCAAATGAAAGCATTAAAAAGAAGATTGTTTTTTCCAATCCaatgaaaaaaaacacaaacttCATGGCTAACCTGCCAAGAAGTTGAAAACGGTTACATCTTTTATGTACGGACTCCAATTTTCCGTCCACCTCTGACGGGGAAATTTTTACTTGTTTTCGCTTCTGGTTTCTTGATGGTGTATGATTTCTGTCGTTGATTGTGACTCTTCCTTTTACTGCATTATCCCAATTAACTGTCAAAtcgtaaaatattaaaatagatcAATTGTAAATATGAgtccccatttggaaacactttctaGATCCAGATCCAAAAAGTGCTTCAATTAGGTGTATTTTGGAGAACATTCTCAAACCTTAAAAAGAAGAGTCCTGCTGTAAGAACCATTCCACCCACAGCCCAACAGACTTTCTCACCAAACGGAGTCTTTTTTGCCCACTTTTGGAAATCATTCCATGATCCCAATTTAGTCGGTTTCTTTGGTACGGCAGACTGCGAACCCTTCCATGATTTCGCAATCGTATCTAGACTAGCTTTCCCACCATAGCAAGACGTTTCTTCAATATGATCAGATGTCTTAACAGCAAACCCTGCAGCTCGGCAGAGGTCTGTTCCGTTAGAGATCCATTTAGATGCTCTACCGCAAACAAAGTCATTCACTCCACACGGAGCTAGGACCTGCCATCATCATATATCATTGTTTAATTATTAGATCAGACAGAATCCAAATATtactcaatttaattttttaacattctaaaatattacatacaaagggtattttagtcatTCAGCTTAATAAAGATAAATCCGCAAATAAAATAGTTGAAGAAATTCCTAGACAGAATCGTGTCGTAGGGTTCTAATGTTATTCAATGAATAAACTCAAGTTACGATCTTTCAATCTACAAAAAAAACTGAAACATATAGTCCAAAGTTGTTGAGATTTAATTGCTGAATATCTTCAACTATTTGATCTTTAATATTTACCCAAATAACCAACTTTTCAtcgaacacgttttttttaaataactacaTAAATAAGGTGTAATATTTTAACGTGAAGACTAAACAAACCTGTGTTTTCACGTCCATAGAGAAGTATGCGTTGGCGCAAGCCTCATAAACTTTATCGCACAGAGTAGGACAAATAACTGGAAGTCCTGACTGAACACCAACCCAGGGATCACATATAGAACATTCTAGTAATTCCCATAAATTCAAGCAATCTTGGCTAGCTTCACCAGATGAGGCTAACCTTCTAATAGATAAAAGAGCAGGATGTGTCTGGTCCACATCACAACATGTCTTTGTACGGAATACCCTACAAATGTTTAAATCTTTAGGGCCTTTGGTTATTGTTATTGGGGGTTTTCCTTCGTTTTTGTAAGGGGGAAACCGTCCACCAGGAGACTTGCATACTTCACTGGATTCTCCTTTAGTAGGCAAAGCAACCAAAAAGAgttatacattaaaaaaatgctacaattt from Impatiens glandulifera chromosome 9, dImpGla2.1, whole genome shotgun sequence includes the following:
- the LOC124913980 gene encoding serine/threonine-protein phosphatase PP1; this translates as MDMITMEGMMDQTVLDDIIRRLLEGKGGKQVQLSEGEIRQLCVNARQIFLSQPNLLQLQAPIRICGDIHGQYQDLLRLFEFGGYPPASNYLFLGDYVDRGKQSLETICLLLAYKIRYPTKLHLLRGNHEDAKINRIYGFYDECKRRFNVRLWKIFTDCFNCLPVAALVDEKILCMHGGLSPDLLSLNDIKELPRPTEIPDNGLLCDLLWSDPDPRIEGWSDSDRGVSCTFGPDTVADFLEKNDLDLICRGHQVVEDGYEFFAKRSLVTIFSAPNYGGEFDNVGALLSVDESLVCSFEILKAVVTGTSKIPLKKPPKIGRA
- the LOC124913981 gene encoding uncharacterized protein LOC124913981 isoform X1 is translated as MRFNRSDGVLLLMLSLFLLLTPGESSEVCKSPGGRFPPYKNEGKPPITITKGPKDLNICRVFRTKTCCDVDQTHPALLSIRRLASSGEASQDCLNLWELLECSICDPWVGVQSGLPVICPTLCDKVYEACANAYFSMDVKTQVLAPCGVNDFVCGRASKWISNGTDLCRAAGFAVKTSDHIEETSCYGGKASLDTIAKSWKGSQSAVPKKPTKLGSWNDFQKWAKKTPFGEKVCWAVGGMVLTAGLFFLSKRKSHNQRQKSYTIKKPEAKTSKNFPVRGGRKIGVRT
- the LOC124913981 gene encoding uncharacterized protein LOC124913981 isoform X2, with product MRFNRSDGVLLLMLSLFLLLTPGESSEVCKSPGGRFPPYKNEGKPPITITKGPKDLNICRVFRTKTCCDVDQTHPALLSIRRLASSGEASQDCLNLWELLECSICDPWVGVQSGLPVICPTLCDKVYEACANAYFSMDVKTQVLAPCGVNDFVCGRASKWISNGTDLCRAAGFAVKTSDHIEETSCYGGKASLDTIAKSWKGSQSAVPKKPTKLGSWNDFQKWAKKTPFGEKVCWAVGGMVLTAGLFFLS